A region from the Desulfitobacterium dehalogenans ATCC 51507 genome encodes:
- a CDS encoding HlyD family secretion protein produces MNMRTLHSGLIFTGLMAMILTAVGCSPTSGLVLEGIVETSIYAHYSEVSGKISQQAVELGQTVKAGDVLAVLDDRNERYALEQLEQTLARKQAILAELKTGADPEALKQSANSVKLAEIANANAQLAQDRTRKDYEDAQVLQKAGALPQAELDKLKYQVDLAEAAVTTAALQLDNARQQMTLLQKGTPQEKIAAAQADVALTEVQIRQTKDNLAKYTLTALQDGTVISRNYLPGNMVSPGFDLIDIASETEKHLVAYLPKEYLPKISYGQNVVIHSGEKEYSGTVSFIDVKAQYTPKDMQTSANKNKESMKIKVNLAPETPLKIGEKAEIVLPD; encoded by the coding sequence ATGAATATGCGAACACTACACTCAGGGCTTATTTTCACCGGACTTATGGCCATGATCTTAACCGCAGTTGGCTGTTCTCCTACCTCCGGCCTGGTCTTGGAAGGAATCGTGGAGACAAGCATCTATGCCCATTACAGCGAAGTGTCCGGGAAAATCAGCCAACAGGCTGTGGAGCTTGGCCAAACCGTTAAAGCCGGTGACGTTCTGGCCGTGCTGGATGACCGCAATGAACGGTATGCTCTGGAACAGTTGGAGCAGACCCTGGCCAGGAAACAGGCGATCCTGGCCGAATTAAAGACCGGAGCTGACCCTGAGGCCTTGAAGCAGTCTGCAAATAGCGTGAAGCTGGCGGAAATAGCCAATGCCAATGCCCAGCTGGCTCAGGACCGGACCAGGAAAGATTATGAAGATGCTCAGGTTCTCCAGAAAGCCGGCGCACTCCCTCAGGCTGAACTGGATAAGCTCAAATACCAGGTGGATCTGGCAGAAGCCGCCGTTACCACGGCGGCCCTGCAATTGGATAATGCCCGCCAGCAAATGACCTTGCTGCAAAAAGGAACTCCCCAGGAAAAAATCGCCGCCGCTCAAGCCGATGTAGCTTTAACTGAAGTACAAATCCGCCAGACCAAGGATAATTTAGCTAAATACACCCTTACCGCTCTTCAGGACGGAACGGTTATCAGCAGGAATTATCTGCCCGGAAATATGGTCTCCCCCGGATTTGATCTCATCGATATCGCTTCGGAAACAGAAAAACACCTGGTGGCTTATCTGCCCAAGGAGTATCTGCCCAAAATAAGCTACGGACAAAACGTGGTCATCCACTCCGGAGAGAAGGAATACTCAGGAACCGTCAGCTTTATTGATGTTAAGGCCCAATATACCCCCAAGGACATGCAGACTTCTGCCAATAAGAATAAAGAAAGCATGAAGATCAAAGTCAACCTGGCCCCCGAAACCCCCTTAAAAATCGGCGAAAAAGCGGAGATCGTCCTTCCCGACTGA